In Paenibacillus sp. FSL M7-0420, a single genomic region encodes these proteins:
- a CDS encoding ABC transporter ATP-binding protein, which translates to MANALLEMRGITKVYPNGVVANKDVEFSLREGEIHAIAGENGAGKSTLMKIMFGMESPSEGGLYIRGEQVKLQSPQDAIDRGIGMVHQHFMLVPSFTVAENMVLGMEPKKGVGFNYAEAVRLTEATARKYNLSVKAKAKVEDLSVGMKQKVEILKALVRGAKILILDEPTAVLTPQETEELFHELQQLKEQGHTIVFISHKLKEVKAICDRITIMRGGRSEGVFETKEVTEQEISRLMVGRDVVLKYDKSDLPYGKPVLTVEGLSVSDSQGKALLSELSFSVREGQIVGIAGVEGNGQTQLIEALTGGLRGVGGSGTVQVKGKDIRELDILDIRNLGVSYIPEDRMRQGSAGEASIADNLISTRYRQKDMNKGPFLHGSRIAALASALVEEFKVRCSGPQQPIGMLSGGNMQKVVVARECSTNPQLLIAEQPTRGVDIGAAQFIHQKLLELRSANCATLLVSADLNEILELSDSLLVMYEGQIVAYFEHPSAVGEEELGLYMLGINRQDKEQTGRAAYHV; encoded by the coding sequence ATGGCAAATGCTCTGCTGGAAATGCGGGGAATCACCAAAGTGTATCCGAACGGTGTGGTTGCCAACAAGGACGTTGAGTTCTCCCTGCGCGAAGGCGAGATCCATGCGATTGCGGGTGAGAACGGAGCCGGTAAATCGACTCTGATGAAAATTATGTTCGGAATGGAGAGCCCAAGCGAAGGCGGGCTCTACATCCGGGGAGAACAAGTGAAGCTGCAGTCCCCGCAGGACGCAATTGACCGCGGTATCGGTATGGTGCATCAGCATTTCATGCTGGTGCCTTCTTTTACGGTGGCGGAGAATATGGTGCTCGGTATGGAGCCGAAGAAGGGCGTTGGCTTCAATTATGCAGAGGCCGTACGTCTGACGGAAGCAACTGCGCGTAAATATAATCTCTCGGTGAAGGCCAAGGCGAAGGTGGAGGACCTGAGCGTCGGCATGAAGCAGAAGGTAGAAATTCTGAAGGCGCTGGTGCGCGGGGCCAAAATTCTCATCCTCGATGAGCCAACGGCAGTGCTGACTCCGCAGGAGACGGAGGAGCTGTTCCATGAGCTGCAGCAGCTTAAGGAGCAGGGACACACGATTGTGTTCATCTCGCACAAGCTGAAGGAGGTCAAAGCCATCTGTGACCGTATTACCATCATGCGCGGCGGCCGGAGTGAAGGCGTCTTCGAGACCAAAGAAGTAACGGAGCAGGAGATCTCGCGGCTGATGGTCGGGCGCGATGTGGTGCTGAAGTATGACAAAAGCGATCTTCCCTACGGTAAGCCGGTGCTTACAGTGGAAGGGCTGAGCGTCTCAGACAGCCAGGGAAAAGCGCTGCTCTCCGAGCTCAGCTTCTCGGTCCGTGAAGGCCAGATTGTCGGCATCGCCGGCGTTGAAGGGAACGGACAGACACAGCTGATCGAGGCGCTGACCGGCGGCCTGCGCGGGGTTGGCGGCAGCGGGACGGTACAGGTGAAGGGGAAGGATATCCGTGAGCTGGATATTCTGGACATCCGCAACCTGGGGGTATCCTATATCCCTGAGGACCGGATGCGCCAGGGCTCTGCCGGAGAAGCCAGCATTGCTGACAATCTGATCTCCACGCGCTACCGCCAGAAGGATATGAATAAAGGGCCATTTCTGCACGGGTCCAGAATTGCTGCGCTGGCCTCTGCGCTGGTGGAGGAATTCAAGGTGCGGTGCTCCGGTCCGCAGCAGCCGATCGGCATGCTGTCCGGCGGTAACATGCAGAAGGTGGTCGTAGCCAGGGAGTGTTCCACGAATCCGCAGCTGCTGATCGCCGAGCAGCCGACCCGGGGCGTGGATATCGGGGCCGCTCAGTTCATCCACCAGAAGCTGCTGGAGCTGCGCTCGGCGAACTGTGCCACGCTGCTGGTATCAGCGGATTTGAATGAAATTCTGGAGCTGAGTGACAGTCTGCTCGTGATGTATGAGGGCCAGATTGTTGCCTATTTCGAACATCCGTCAGCAGTCGGTGAGGAAGAGCTGGGGCTCTACATGCTGGGCATTAACCGGCAGGATAAAGAGCAGACCGGGAGGGCCGCATATCATGTTTAA
- a CDS encoding BMP family ABC transporter substrate-binding protein has protein sequence MKKKMLTLMLLAVMVLVAACGNNKSGNGNGAAATPGTDAEGGGAAAGDKLKVVLLIPGTLGDKSFFDAANNGLQKVKSELGAETKVVEMGADKTKWEPTFNDIAAEDWDVVISGGSEITEMFNATAEANPDKKFINYDTDIEEAPANMYNMSYSTNEVSFLAGAAAALATQSDMPNANKDNVIGFLGGMDIPGINAFLVGYIQGAQYVDPEVKVAVSYAGDFVNPAKGKELSLIQYNSGVDIIFNVAGGTGLGIFDAAKEKNKYAIGVDSDQAMLLKDTDSAKANLIVTSAIKKIDSAILGAVKKLQDGTLEMGKRDVLGFVEDGVGIAENEIYKAAFPAELQTKIEEVKQKLINKEIKVDNAMGMETSEVEAIRNAVKP, from the coding sequence ATGAAAAAGAAAATGCTCACTTTAATGTTACTGGCAGTTATGGTACTGGTCGCTGCATGCGGGAACAACAAGTCCGGGAACGGGAATGGTGCGGCAGCAACTCCGGGAACGGATGCGGAAGGCGGCGGGGCGGCTGCGGGGGACAAGCTCAAGGTGGTGCTGCTGATTCCGGGGACGCTGGGGGACAAGTCGTTTTTTGATGCGGCGAACAATGGTCTGCAGAAGGTGAAAAGCGAGCTTGGCGCAGAGACGAAGGTTGTGGAAATGGGCGCTGACAAGACGAAATGGGAGCCGACTTTTAATGATATCGCTGCTGAGGATTGGGATGTTGTCATCTCCGGCGGCTCGGAAATTACAGAAATGTTCAATGCAACGGCAGAAGCAAATCCCGATAAAAAATTCATCAACTATGACACCGACATCGAGGAAGCACCTGCCAATATGTACAATATGTCTTACTCGACCAATGAGGTCTCCTTCCTGGCCGGAGCGGCAGCGGCGCTTGCTACCCAGTCTGATATGCCTAATGCCAACAAGGACAATGTGATCGGATTCCTGGGCGGAATGGACATTCCCGGCATCAATGCTTTCCTGGTTGGTTACATTCAGGGAGCACAGTATGTTGATCCGGAAGTGAAGGTGGCTGTCTCTTATGCCGGAGATTTCGTAAACCCTGCCAAAGGCAAGGAATTGTCGCTGATCCAGTATAACTCGGGCGTGGATATTATCTTCAACGTGGCGGGCGGTACGGGCCTTGGCATCTTCGATGCAGCAAAGGAAAAGAACAAATATGCAATCGGCGTCGATTCTGACCAGGCGATGCTGCTCAAGGATACGGATAGTGCGAAGGCCAACCTGATCGTTACTTCCGCGATTAAAAAGATCGATTCCGCCATTCTTGGCGCAGTGAAAAAGCTGCAGGACGGCACGCTTGAAATGGGTAAACGTGATGTGCTTGGCTTCGTCGAAGACGGCGTAGGCATTGCCGAGAACGAGATCTACAAGGCGGCCTTCCCGGCGGAATTGCAGACCAAGATTGAAGAAGTGAAGCAGAAGCTGATCAATAAGGAAATCAAGGTGGATAACGCAATGGGTATGGAGACTTCTGAAGTGGAAGCCATCCGTAATGCTGTTAAACCTTAA
- a CDS encoding AraC family transcriptional regulator, giving the protein MDRVLYIVNAEHEAGTYIPPHQHECFELVYYIHGQGTCSIGQRSYHFRPSTFALIPAGFKHDENHQPSPEVLFVGFHCGNPVINSLSGVFDDDKEHTVLQTLQRMSAEFKRKRDGFSELLNLQMSEITVYLQRLLSASDFHSPAEDQMQYVLNYMNEHYRHKLSVASLAEMSGYSYDRFRHLFKERFMHSPHRYLLLKRLDYAKSLLLHSQMHISEVSAAAGFVNDAQFCNMFKREIGLSPRTFRIQSRVI; this is encoded by the coding sequence ATGGATCGTGTCCTATATATTGTAAATGCAGAACATGAAGCAGGTACCTATATCCCTCCGCACCAGCATGAGTGCTTCGAGCTGGTCTATTACATCCACGGTCAGGGCACCTGCAGCATCGGCCAGCGCAGCTATCACTTCCGGCCCTCTACCTTCGCCCTCATTCCGGCAGGCTTCAAGCATGACGAGAATCATCAGCCCAGCCCGGAGGTGCTGTTCGTCGGCTTCCACTGCGGCAATCCGGTGATTAATTCGCTGTCCGGTGTGTTTGACGACGATAAAGAGCACACAGTACTACAGACCCTGCAGCGGATGAGCGCTGAGTTCAAGCGCAAGCGCGACGGGTTCAGCGAGCTGCTGAATCTGCAGATGAGTGAAATTACCGTCTATCTCCAGCGACTGCTCAGCGCCTCCGATTTCCATTCCCCGGCAGAGGATCAGATGCAGTATGTGCTCAATTATATGAACGAGCATTACCGCCACAAGCTCTCGGTAGCCTCGCTGGCAGAGATGTCCGGCTACAGCTACGACCGCTTCCGGCATCTGTTCAAGGAGCGGTTCATGCACTCCCCCCACCGTTATCTTTTACTAAAACGCCTGGATTATGCCAAGTCGCTCCTCCTGCACAGCCAAATGCATATTTCCGAGGTCTCGGCTGCAGCCGGATTCGTCAACGACGCCCAGTTCTGCAATATGTTCAAACGGGAGATCGGCCTCTCCCCGCGCACCTTCCGCATTCAGAGCAGAGTCATATAG